In the Raineyella fluvialis genome, GGTCGTTGCGTACGGACAGGGTGTCGTCCGCCAGGTCGTCCAAGAGCTGCTGACGAAGGTCCGGACGCAGACCTGACTCGGCAGCCAGCGCGAACAGGGAGCCCACCTGCACTCCGGCCGCTCCCACCGCGAGCGCTTCGGCGACCCTCTCGGGGGTGCTGCAACCGCCGGCGAGCCAGAACGGGAGGCCGGTCTGGGCGACCTTCGCCAGGTCTGCTTCGTCCTTGGCCCCATAGACCGGGTCGCCGAGGGCGTCGAGACTCATCCTGCCGCGCGGCGGCGCACTGTGACCGCCGGCCCGCGGCCCCTCGACGACGAATCCGTCCGGACGGATCTCCTCATCGCGGGCCAGGTAGCTGGCCAGCACGTGCAGGGACACGATCGCCAGGCACGCCGGGCGCTTGAGCGGCGGCAGGTCGTCGCCGAGGTAGGTGACCGGGTCGAGCGAGGCGCGGTGGACCCGGGTGGCTCCGGTCACCTCGATGGTCAGGTGTCCGGCCCGACCGGCGGCGAAGTCGTTCAGCAGCCTCGGCGTCTCGCGAGGTACCCCGGCTCCCATCAGCACGTAGTCGACACCCGCGAGCATCGCGCCCAGGGTGGCCGAGGCGGTGGCCGTCTGGACCTTCTCCAGCAAGTTGATGCCGACGAGTCCGTCATGCCCCTCCTTGGCCAGCCAGACCTCGGCGAAGTTGCCGACGAGGCTGAGTTCGATGGCCTCGCGGCTCGGGGAGATGGTCAACCTCGAATGCGGACGGTACGGCCGGCCCTCGGGGCGGCCTCCCTCGAGGAAATAGCGGTCGAGGACCCGTTGGGCCATCGCGGGCGACGGGAACGCCTCGAGCGCGCGCCGCAGGTGTCCGCCCGGGTCGCCGTCCTGGAGCCTTCGGGCCAGGACCCCGTCCAGGGCGGTGCCGGAGACCACGCCCAGATGTCCACGCCGGGACACCTCCCGCGCCAAGCGCCAGGAGGACACGGCGATCCCCATGCCGCCCTGGATGATGATGGGTCGAGTGGGGGGTGTCACGAGGTCTCCAAGGATCGGAATATACCTACGGTAACGTAAGTTGCCGACGATCCCGAATCCCTGGCGAGCCATCACCCACGTCGGGCCGAGGTGACGAGATCTCACTCCGCAGGCCTGGTCGACGGACGGTCAGCGCTGGGGTGTGATGCAGACTGCACCGTTCACCACGTGCCGCGATGCATGTAATATCAATCGAGAATCAATCACCGTTAGCTTCCCCGTACAGCCCCCGACCCCTGACCGGTGAGTTCTGAAAGACTGACAGCATGTCCAGCTCGAGTGACGCCAACCGTCCGGCGCGTGACGACAACGCCACGCCCTCAGCCACCTGGCATCTCGGCCGCACCCCACCCGAAGCCGACCTGGCCAACGTCGAGTTCGCCCTGATGGCGGCCAGCGCCGCCTTCGAGCGCTACGTCGAACAGATCTCCCAGCTGATCGGGGAGCCCGAGCTGTCGTACAACGAGATCACGATCCTGCACGTCATCCGGATGTACGAGCGGCCGAAGGATGCCACCACTATCGCGCGGTTCGTCAACCGCGACGACCTCCCCAACGTGCAATACACCCTGCGCAAACTCGCGTCGGTCGGCCTGGTGAAGAAGACGCGCTCGGGCGTCTCGGCCCACTACGAGACAACGAAGGCCGGCACGGACTGGACCGACCGGTACGCCGTCCTGCGCTCCCGACTCCTGGTCGACCAGATGGCCCCCGACGAGATCTCCGGGGAGACCCTCGAGGGCATCTCCCGGCGCCTGACGCGACTCACGGTGCTGTACGAGTCCTCGGCGCGCAGCGCGGCCATCCTCAACCCGCACGGCATCTTCGACTGACCCTCCCGTCCGGAGGAGACCGGTCCCCGAGCAGCCCAGGCCCCGCAGGTCATTGTGACCTGCGGGGCCTGTCCGTTGGTGCGGGCGGCCGGGCCCATGTCTCAGCCGAGAGTAGCCGAGAGATCCAAGAGATTTTTACAGAAATCTCTATTGACTTTCGGTGTGGCCCAGGACACAGTTGTCGTCAAGCGAGGGGCAACGGCGCCACTCACGAAGAGGAGGTCCACGTGACCATCACCGGCTCTGAGAGCACCACCACGAACACGGCGATCGGCAACTCTGCACGCGTCGCCCGCCAGTACGGCCCGTACGTCCAGGCGGACTGGGGCTTCGCGAACCACTGGTACCCGGCCTGCTTCAGCGATGAGGTCGAGGTCAACGGAGTCGTCGGCGTCACCATCGGCGGCCACGACATCGCCATCACCCGCGACGAGGACGGCCAGGTCCACGCGATCGCCGACCGGTGCCTGCACCGCGGCGTGAAGCTGTCGGCCAAGCCGATGTGCTTCGCCAACAAGACCGTGACCTGCTGGTACCACGGCTACACCTACAACGCCGAGTCCGGAAACCTGGACACCATCGTCGGCTCCCCCGACGACAAGCTGATCGGCACGGTCGGCGTACGCACCTATCCGTCCGAGGACCTGGCGGGCCTGATCTTCGTCTTCGTCGGCGAGGAGGACTACACGCCCCCGCCGCTGGACTCCGACCTGCCGATGCTGGTCACCGACAAGAAGACCCCGCACTTCCGCAACCCGAACATCATCACCAAGGGCATGCGCCGCAAGCTCTACGGCAACTGGCGACTGGCCGCCGAGAACGGCCTCGACCCGGGCCACCTGCTGGTCCACTGGGACAACAAGATCGTCGTGGCCCTGGACCGGGCGATGCCGCTGGGCATGAAGGCGCTGAAGGACGACGCCACCGAGTCCATCGACATCGAGGACGGCCCCAAGGGCGTGATGAACCGCTACGACCTGCCGGAGAACTACCAGCCTGTCTTCGAGAACCCGATGGTCGACATCAAGGCGCGCGGCGGCACCATGTACGAGCCGTTCCGGGTCAGCTGCTGGCTGCCGGCGACGCTGATGGTGGAGAACTGGCCGATCCCGGGCATCACCCAGTACGAGTTCTACGTCCCGATCGACGACCACCACCACATGTACTTCGAGGTGATCGCCGACACCGCCACCACCGAGGCGGAACGCAAGGAGTTCGACTTCAAGTACGAGAACTTCTACAAGCCGCTGGGCCTGCTCGACTTCAACAACAACGACGTCTTCGCCCGCGAGGCCACCGAGGAGCACTACCAGCGCTTCGACGGCTGGAACAACGAGGTGCTCTCCGACATGGACTACTCCGTGGTCGCCTGGCGCAAGCAGGCCGCGACCCACGGACGTGGCTTCTTCCAGTCGCCGTACCTCGACGAGGACTGAGGGGACGCTGACATGACGATCGCAGAGGGCACGGCGATGACCGTGCAGACCACCCAGGCCGTGGACACCCGGCACGTCTCGCTCCGGTTCACCGACGGACAGGTGCGGGAGTTCGACACCGCCCCGACGAGCCGATCCTGGCCGCCGCCCAGCGGGCCGGCTACGAACTGGTCAGCCAGTGCAAGGTCGGCACCTGCAGCACCTGTGCCGCGACCCTGGTCGACGGGGCCGCCGAGATGCCGTCCGGGCAGATCAGCGTGCTGACCAAGGACGAGGTCGCGGCGGGCCAGCGGCTGCTGTGCCAGTCCCGTGCCCTCTGCGACTCGTCGTTCGAGATGGACTACCCGTCCACCCTCCTGGAGGCCAACCCTCCGGTGCTGTTCCAGGCCAGGATCGCGCGCCTCACCTGGGTCGCCGACACCGTCGTCGAGGTGGAGCTGAAGGTCCCCAAGTCGATGAAGTTCGGCTTCACCGCCGGGCAGTACTGCCGGATCAAGGTGCCCGGCACAGAGCAATGGCGCAGCTACTCGATGGCCTCCGGCGAGCACGAGCGGTTCCGGCTGACCTTCCTGATCCGCATCCTGCCCTCCGGACTGATGTCGGACTACCTGCGGGATCGGGCCCGGGTCGGGGAGACGCTGGAGGTGGAGGGACCCCTGGGCGGCTTCGTACTCGAGCCCGCCCCGCGGCCGACCATCCTGATGGCCGGCGGCACCGGGCTCGCCCCGATGCTGTCGATGCTCGACCGGCTCCGTACGGTCGTCCCCGCGCCGCCGGTCCTGTTGGTCTTCGGATGCAACCGTGAGGCGGAGCTCTTCCACGAGGAGGAGCTGGCGGCTCGCGCGTCCTTCATGCCGACGCTGCAGGTCCGTACGGTCCTGATGGACAACACGGGCCGCGAGGACCTCCCATCCGGCACTCCGTTGGCGGTGCTGTCGTCCAAGGACGTCGCGCCGGACGCCGTCGCCTACCTGTGCGGTCCCCCGCCGATGATCCGTGCCGCGCAGGAGACGCTGGGCGGCTACGGGTTGGCGGCACACGACATCCGCGCCGAGCAGTTCCTGCCCAGCGACAACTGAGAGGACCCCCGTGCGCGTCACCACCCATCCCCTCCCCCTCGACGACCGGCGCCAGGCGATGTACGACGCGGTCGTGGCCCGGCTGGACTGCGACCGGATGCAGCGGCTGCTGGTCGACCTGGTCGACATCCACAGCCCGACCGGCGCCGAGCGCGAGATCTCCGAGTTCACCGCCCTGCACCTGGCCGAACAGGTCGGCATCGACGCCCACTACATGCCGATCTCCGAGGCGACCGGCAACGTCTACGGCGTCGTGCCCGGCAGCGGCACCGGCGCGAACCTGCTGCTGTACTGCCCCATTGACACCCACATCGAGCCCGAGCGCGACGTCCCGGCCGTAGGGCCGGGGCTGCGAGCCGACATGGTGCCGCAGGCCCGGGTCGAGGACGGCCTGGTCATCGGGCTGGGCGCCTCCAACCCCAAGGTCATGGTGGCCGGCCTGGTCGAGGTCGTGCACGCCATCAAGGACGCCGGCATCGAGCTGCTCGGCGACCTGTCGATCGGCTTCGCCGGCGGCGGGATGCCGTGGCTGAACTCCCAGCGCGACCACGTCGGCATGAGCACCGGCATCTACCAACTGCTCATGCGCGGCCTCTACCCGGACTACTGCCTGCTGCTCAAGCCACGCCCCGGGGTCTATCCCGAGGAGCCGGGTATGGCGTGGATCCGGGTCAGCGTCCGGGGGACGTTCGGCTACGCCGGCATCACCCGCGGCACGCCGGGTTTCCGGTCCTCGATCGTCCCGGCTGCCACGGTCATCGAGGAGATCGAGGCGTGGCTGCCGCAGTACACCGAGCGCAACACGGCCGGCACGATCCTTCCGGAGGCGTGGATCGCGGCCGTACGCTCCGGTGACCCCGACAAGCCCGCCTTCCCGTCGGCCACCACGGAGATCTTCCTGGACCTGCGGATCAACCCGCGTACGTCACCGGCCGAGGTGCGGGCCCAGTTCGCGGAGTTCATCGAGGGCCTGCGCCATCGCCATCGCGACATCGAGGTCGACTGGGACATGTACGGCAGCCTGCCCGGCGGCATGACGGACTACGACAACTGGATCATCCAGTCCGCCCAGCGCGGCTGGGAACAGGTCTCGGGCGAGCCGTACACGGAGACCCCGTACCAGGCCGGGCAGACCGACGGCGCGATGATCCGCCGGCTCGGCATCCCGACCGCCCGGGTCGGCTACCCCTGGCCGCCGGCCTCGGCACCGGCGGAGCTGAACGAGGGTCTGGGCGGCATGGGCGTCGCGTCGGTCGAGGACGTGATGCAGGGTGTGCGCGCCATCGCGTACGCCGTGATCGACACGCTCACCCGCACCCGGGCCGAGCTCGGCCTGGCCGACACGGTCCCGTCGCTGGACGGCGGCCTGGTGCCGTGAGCAGCCACCCCACGACCCCTGAAGGGACCACCATGCCTGACCACGCCCTTCCGGTCGCTGACCGATCCGAGTTGCTGCTCGACTCCCTCGGTTACGTCGGGGTCTCCTCTGACCGGCTGGACGACTGGACCACCTTCGGCCGCGACGTCGCCGGCATGCAGCCGGTCGAGTCCGGCCGCCGCAGCCTGGCGCTGCGGATGGACGATCGCTCGCAGCGCTTCCTGGTCTCCGACGACGGCGGGCGCGGCTTCTACGGCTTCGAGGTCTCCGACGCCGAGGCGCTGGAGCAGGTCGCCCGCCGGCTCGATGAGCAGCAGGTGCCGCACCTCGAGCTGGACGCACCGACCCGCGACCACCGACGGATCACCCGCGGGATCTGGTTCCGCGACCCCGAGGGCAACCGGATCGAGGTCTTCCACGGCCCCGAGGTGGCCGACCGGCCCTTCTCCCCCGGCCGGACGATGGGCGGCTTTCGCACCGGCGTCCTCGGCCTGGGCCACGTGGTGCTGCTCGCCGCCGACGCGCAGCCGATGATCCGCTTCTACCAGGAGGTGCTGGGCTTCCGGCTTTCCGACTACCAGCTGCGGCCGTTCGAGGCGTACTTCTTCCACCTCAACCCGCGCCACCACACTCTCGCCATCGTGGCGGCGAAGGCACCCGGCGTGCACCACGTCATGGTCGAGGTCGCCCACCTCGACGACGTCGGCGCCGGGCTCGACCTGGCCGAGGGCACGGAGGAAGGCATCGGCGTCACGATCGGCCGGCACTCCAACGACCACATGCTGTCCTTCTACGCCCGTACTCCTTCCCCCTTCATGCTCGAGTACGGCTGGGGCGGCCGGTGGATCGACGTCGACACCTGGTCACCGTACGAGCTGACCGAAGGCCCCAGCCTGTGGGGCCACGAACGGTCCTGGCTCCCGCCCGACCTGCGCGCCACGGCGCGCGAGATGCGCATCCGCGCCGCCGCCGACGGGCTCTCCTACCCGGTGCACGTACGACCGGGCGGCTACGACGTCATCCACCAGGACACCTGGATCCCCGCCACGCGGCGCACCCGCGTCGGCTGACCGAAAGGCACCACCCATGACCCAGCACACGATCAC is a window encoding:
- a CDS encoding Rieske 2Fe-2S domain-containing protein; translated protein: MTITGSESTTTNTAIGNSARVARQYGPYVQADWGFANHWYPACFSDEVEVNGVVGVTIGGHDIAITRDEDGQVHAIADRCLHRGVKLSAKPMCFANKTVTCWYHGYTYNAESGNLDTIVGSPDDKLIGTVGVRTYPSEDLAGLIFVFVGEEDYTPPPLDSDLPMLVTDKKTPHFRNPNIITKGMRRKLYGNWRLAAENGLDPGHLLVHWDNKIVVALDRAMPLGMKALKDDATESIDIEDGPKGVMNRYDLPENYQPVFENPMVDIKARGGTMYEPFRVSCWLPATLMVENWPIPGITQYEFYVPIDDHHHMYFEVIADTATTEAERKEFDFKYENFYKPLGLLDFNNNDVFAREATEEHYQRFDGWNNEVLSDMDYSVVAWRKQAATHGRGFFQSPYLDED
- a CDS encoding M20 family metallopeptidase; protein product: MRVTTHPLPLDDRRQAMYDAVVARLDCDRMQRLLVDLVDIHSPTGAEREISEFTALHLAEQVGIDAHYMPISEATGNVYGVVPGSGTGANLLLYCPIDTHIEPERDVPAVGPGLRADMVPQARVEDGLVIGLGASNPKVMVAGLVEVVHAIKDAGIELLGDLSIGFAGGGMPWLNSQRDHVGMSTGIYQLLMRGLYPDYCLLLKPRPGVYPEEPGMAWIRVSVRGTFGYAGITRGTPGFRSSIVPAATVIEEIEAWLPQYTERNTAGTILPEAWIAAVRSGDPDKPAFPSATTEIFLDLRINPRTSPAEVRAQFAEFIEGLRHRHRDIEVDWDMYGSLPGGMTDYDNWIIQSAQRGWEQVSGEPYTETPYQAGQTDGAMIRRLGIPTARVGYPWPPASAPAELNEGLGGMGVASVEDVMQGVRAIAYAVIDTLTRTRAELGLADTVPSLDGGLVP
- a CDS encoding nitronate monooxygenase, with amino-acid sequence MTPPTRPIIIQGGMGIAVSSWRLAREVSRRGHLGVVSGTALDGVLARRLQDGDPGGHLRRALEAFPSPAMAQRVLDRYFLEGGRPEGRPYRPHSRLTISPSREAIELSLVGNFAEVWLAKEGHDGLVGINLLEKVQTATASATLGAMLAGVDYVLMGAGVPRETPRLLNDFAAGRAGHLTIEVTGATRVHRASLDPVTYLGDDLPPLKRPACLAIVSLHVLASYLARDEEIRPDGFVVEGPRAGGHSAPPRGRMSLDALGDPVYGAKDEADLAKVAQTGLPFWLAGGCSTPERVAEALAVGAAGVQVGSLFALAAESGLRPDLRQQLLDDLADDTLSVRNDPLASPTGFPFKVAPVEGTLSQPDVYGARERICDLGYLRVPAERPDGSVVYRCPADRVDMYVKKGGQEGDTVGRKCLCNALFADVGLGQLRKDGYAEPAAVTLGQDLEGAKVLQRLHPDGWTTGEALDWLLTGVGGASGDR
- a CDS encoding FAD-binding oxidoreductase — encoded protein: MDYPSTLLEANPPVLFQARIARLTWVADTVVEVELKVPKSMKFGFTAGQYCRIKVPGTEQWRSYSMASGEHERFRLTFLIRILPSGLMSDYLRDRARVGETLEVEGPLGGFVLEPAPRPTILMAGGTGLAPMLSMLDRLRTVVPAPPVLLVFGCNREAELFHEEELAARASFMPTLQVRTVLMDNTGREDLPSGTPLAVLSSKDVAPDAVAYLCGPPPMIRAAQETLGGYGLAAHDIRAEQFLPSDN
- a CDS encoding winged helix DNA-binding protein, yielding MSSSSDANRPARDDNATPSATWHLGRTPPEADLANVEFALMAASAAFERYVEQISQLIGEPELSYNEITILHVIRMYERPKDATTIARFVNRDDLPNVQYTLRKLASVGLVKKTRSGVSAHYETTKAGTDWTDRYAVLRSRLLVDQMAPDEISGETLEGISRRLTRLTVLYESSARSAAILNPHGIFD
- a CDS encoding VOC family protein, whose amino-acid sequence is MPDHALPVADRSELLLDSLGYVGVSSDRLDDWTTFGRDVAGMQPVESGRRSLALRMDDRSQRFLVSDDGGRGFYGFEVSDAEALEQVARRLDEQQVPHLELDAPTRDHRRITRGIWFRDPEGNRIEVFHGPEVADRPFSPGRTMGGFRTGVLGLGHVVLLAADAQPMIRFYQEVLGFRLSDYQLRPFEAYFFHLNPRHHTLAIVAAKAPGVHHVMVEVAHLDDVGAGLDLAEGTEEGIGVTIGRHSNDHMLSFYARTPSPFMLEYGWGGRWIDVDTWSPYELTEGPSLWGHERSWLPPDLRATAREMRIRAAADGLSYPVHVRPGGYDVIHQDTWIPATRRTRVG